The Pseudoxanthomonas sp. Root65 sequence GTGATCGCGATGATCTACGAGGCGCGGCCGAACGTCACCGCCGATGCGGCGGCACTGTGCCTGAAGGCCGGCAACGCGGTGATCCTGCGCGGCGGGTCGGAGGCGATCCATTCCAACACCGCCATCGCAGCGGCCTTGAAGCGTGCGCTGCGCGAGGCGGGCCTGCCCGACGCGGTGCTGACGCTGGTCGAGGACCTGCGCCGCGAGACCATCCTGGAGCTGATCCAGCTCAGCGACATCGTCGACCTGGTGATCCCGCGCGGGGGCGAGGGGCTGATCCGCTTCGTTGCCGAACACGCGCGGGTGCCGGTCATCAAGCACTACAAGGGCGTCTGCCACCAGTACGTCGATGCGGGCGCGGACGAGGACCTGGCGCTGGCCCTGCTGCTGGACGGCAAGGTGTCGCGACCGTCGGCCTGCAATTCGCTGGAGACGCTGCTGGTCCACCGCGACATCGCGTCGACGTTCCTGCCGCGCGCGGCCGAGGCGCTGCGTGCGCGCGGCGTCGAGGTGCGGGCGGATACGGATGCGCAGGCGCTGATGCCCGGTGCGGTCGCCGCGACGGACGAGGATTTCGCCGCCGAGTTCCTCGATCTGGTGATCGCGGTCGGCGTGGTGGACGACCTGGACGCCGCCATCGCCCATATCCGCCGCTACACGTCAGACCACACCGAGGTCATCGTCACCCGCGATGCGGCGCATGCGGAGAAATTCCTCAACGCCTTGCGCTCAGCCGTGGTGATGGTCAATGCCTCGTCGAGGTTCTCGGATGGCGGTGAGCTGGGGCTGGGGGCGGAGATCGGCATCTCCACCACGCGCCTGCATAGCTATGGCCCGATGGGGTTGGAAGCGCTGACGGTGGAGCGGTTTGTGGTGCGGGGGGAAGGGCAGGTGCGGCATCCGGACCTGCTGGGCTGAAAAGTTGCTGGCCAATTTAGCTCTTGGGGTTCGTGGCTCACCCCAGCTGATGGTCCTTTCTATTGCTCCGCGTACACGTATCCCGTTCCGCCCGTTGTTGGAGTCTTCTCTTTCGCGCTAGCCAGCGTCGCATGGTTCGAAAGGAAGTCGCTAACAGCTACCGGGTACAACCATGAAACAAGGTCTATCGCCTCTATGATCGTAGGAAGGGCGGCATCCGGGATGTGTCCCTTTAGTAGCGCGGTCCACTGTGCTGGGAAGTAGCGCACCAACATTCCGAGTGCATACGAGATTGAGAATAGCGTCTCAACCCTTGATAGCCAGACGTCATCTGGATACCTCGCAACCAACCATAGCCGGCCGATACTCAAAGTGTCCGTCATGTCCGTGAATCCCGGAAACTGGCCGGTGTCATTGGGGCCTTCATAGAAGAAATCTTTAGGGTTTTCACCGATGAAGGAGTAGCTCGTGCCCTTGAAAAGCGCGTCGCAATAGGCTCTGTCAACAAACGGCCGGTGCGTTCTAGGTATAGAGACCGTCATTCTCTTTTTGTCGTCAGAGCTTGTGTGCGACCACAATGAGCAAAGTGACGTGTTCCTCCATGCGATATTGCTGCGTTCAAGTTGTGGAAGACGTGCTAGCAAGTCGCCAACGCAGTAGGCGTGTCCCTTCACTGAGCCGCGCTCGCGGGACACCATGTTCACGAGGGAACTGTTGTTTCGCAACATTGTGCAGCGAGCAGTGGATTCACTCAGCTCGATAAATGCTCCATTCTGTAAAGCCTTCACCTTGAGGCAATGGAAGTCTGGAGAGTCTCGCCTGAGCTCTTTCGCCCAGTCCTCGCAAGTCAGTCCATGGGATGCTTTGAGTGCGGACTCGCGAATACCTCGGCTCAGCATAAGAACGAGGCCGCGCGACAGATTCATCACCCCGTAGTAGAGAAGTAGAGGGCGAATGGCCGGATCAGCGTTCGCAGCAGACTCGAAATAGGAGCGGCCATGAGAGAAAGGGGATGCAATCTCCCTTGCTTGTCCCGTTCCGGCCTGTCTGCCATGAAATCCTAGGTAAGCAGTTTTCACTCGCTCCGTTGACTCAAAGTCACGAAGAACTTTCCATGCCTTATCTTCCAGCGTGCGGCCAGGCCCCATAGCATCCCCGTGCATTCGCCGCAGCACCTATTGCTGCGTCCTTGCACGTTACACCCATTAAACCTTGTGGGTAGCGCATAGGTTGGGGTGAACGAAGTGAAGCCCAACGTCGGTACGCGGACATCTCTTGGTGTTGGGGTTCGCAAGCTCACCCCAACCTATGGCCTGCCACAGCAGCGGTAGGGGCAACGCCCCGTGGCGGAGAGGGAGGGAGTCGAACCTCAAGCCGCGTGGGTGATTCGCTTGGGTGCCGGAAATAGGAATCGAACCTGACCCTGCAGGATCATCGCTTCCGCGGCGATCCGTGCAATTTCGGCATCCTGCGGGCATGAAAAAACCGCCACTAGGGCGGTTTCGTCGTAACACGCTGAATCTATTGGTCGGGGAGACAGGATTCGAACCTGCGACCTCTACGTCCCGAACGTAGCGCTCTACCAGACTGAGCTACACCCCGACTGAGCGCGACATTGTAGTGAAGGCGCCGGGCCGAGGCAAGACTTCGATGCGGGACCCGACTTCCGTCCCGGCCGGACCCCGCAAAAGCTGCGGGGGCTGCGGCGGGCACGTAAAATGTGCCGTTCACGAAAGCCGGAGTCTCCCTTGATCAAGCCCCGTACCCCGCCTGGCGTCATGGAGCTGCTCCCGCGCGAGCAGATCGCCTTCCAGCGCATGCTGGACACCATCCGCCGGAACTACGAGCGCTTCGGCTTCCTGCCGGTGGAAACCCCCGTCTTCGAACTGTCCGAGACCCTGCTGACCAAGTCCGGCGGCGAGACCGAACGGCAGGTCTACTTCGTCCAGTCCACCGGCGCCCTGGCCAAGGAAGGCGAAGGCCTGCCCGAACTGGCCCTGCGCTTCGACCTGACCGTGCCGCTGGCCCGCTACGTGGCCGAGCACGAACACGAACTGACCTTCCCCTTCCGCCGCTACCAGATCCAGCGCGTCTACCGCGGCGAACGCGCCCAGCGCGGCCGCTTCCGCGAGTTCTACCAGTGCGACATCGACGTGATCGGCAAGGACGCGCTGAGCGTGCGCTTCGACGCCGAGATCCTGGCCGTCATCCATGCCGTCTTCAGCGAACTGGGAATCGGCGACTTCACCATCCAGCTCAACAACCGCAAGCTGATGCGCGGCTTCTTCGAGGCACAGGGCGCCACCGACAGCGAGCAGCAGGCGCTGGTACTGCGCGAGGTCGACAAGCTGGACAAGCGCGGCGCCGACTACGTGCGCGAGACGCTGACCGGCGAAGGCTTCGGCATGTCGGCCGACAGCGTGGACCGCATCCTCGACTTCGTGGCCGTGCGCAGCAGCGGCCATGCCGACGCGCTGGCGCGACTGGAAGCGCTGGGGCAGGGCAGCGATACCTTCAACCAGGGCATCGCCGAACTGCGCGAAGTGCTGGACCTGGTCAAGGCGCTGGGCGTGCCCGAAAGCGCGTACTGCCTGAACTTCTCCATCGCCCGCGGCCTGGACTACTACACCGGCACCGTCTACGAAACCCAGCTGGATGGCTACCCGCAGATCGGCTCGATCTGCTCCGGCGGCCGCTACGAAGACCTGGCCAGCCACTACACCAAGTCCAAGCTGCCCGGCGTGGGCATCTCGATCGGCCTGACCCGCCTGTTCTGGCAACTGCGCGAGGCCGGCCTGATCGCCGGCAGTGACGAAAGCAGCGTGCAGGCCATGGTCGCCCTGATGGACGACGGCCAGCTGGCCGAGTCGCTCGACATCGCGCGCCGCCTGCGTGCGGCCGGAATCAACACCGAAGTGCAGATGGAAGGCCGCAAGCTGGCCAAGCAGTTCCAGTACGCCTCGCGTGCCGGCATCCGCTTCGTGGTGCTGGTGGGCGAGGACGAACGCGCGCGCGGCGTGGTGACGGTCAAGGACCTGCAACGCGAGCAGCAGTTCGAAGTGACGCGCGAGGAACTGGCCAGCAGCCTGAGAGTGGAGCTGGAACAGGCCCGCGCACTGGCGGGGCGCTGACATGAAACCGATCCTGCTGGATGGCGCATCGCTCACCCGCGACAAGCTGGTCGAGATCGCCTTCGGTGCCAGCGTCGAGCTGGACAAGGGCGCGCTGAAGGCCGTGGCGCGTGCCGCCGACTTCCTGGCCGAACAGGTGCGCCGCGAAGAGCCGATCTACGGCGTGTCCACCGGCTTCGGCAGCAACGCCGACAAACTGCTCGGCGCGCATCCGCTGCGCGATGAACTGCCGGGCGCGCTGAAGTCCGGCCGCTCGCTGCACGAGGAACTGCAGTACAACCTGATCGTCACCCATGCGGTCTGCGTGGGCGAGCCGATGGCGCCGGAGATCGTCCGCGCCATGCTCGGCATCCGCATCAACACGCTGCTGAAGGGCCACTCCGGCATCCGCGTGGAGACGCTGCAGGCCATGGCGGCCATGCTCAACGCCGGCATCGTGCCGGTGGTGCCGTCGCTGGGTTCGGTCGGCGCTTCCGGCGACCTGGCGCCGCTTTCGCACCTGGCCATCGTGCTGCTGGGCGGTGGCGAGGCGTTCTACCAGGGCGAGCGCATCGCCGGCGCTGACGCATTGCGGCGCGCCGGCCTGTCGCCGGTCACGCTGTCGTACAAGGAAGGCCTGGCGCTGAACAACGGCACCGCGCAGATGCTGGCGATGGGCGTGCTGGCCACCTACCGGCTGGACCAGTTGCTGGACACCGCCGACGTGGCCGCCGCGATGACCATCGACGCGTTCGCCGGCCGCCTGGGCGCCTTCGCCGAGGAAGTGCATGCGTTGCGCCCGCATCCGGGCCAGGTGCACGTGGCCGCGCGCCTGCGCGAGCTGCTGGACGGCTCCACGCTGGCCGACATTCCCTACCACCTGGTGCCCAAGTTCCGCCCGTGGCTGCCGCGCAGCTGGGACACCGCCGAGGCGCAGGCGCTGCGCTTCGACATCGGCTGGGACTGGGTGCCGAGCGACCAGCGCCACGGCCGCGAGAAGTTCTACGACCGCTTCATGCCGTTCCGCGGCGGAAAGAAGCACCAGCCGCAGGACAGCTACTCGCTGCGCTGCATCCCGCAGGTGCACGGCGCCGTGCGTGACGCGGTCGAGCAGGCCCGGCGCGTGCTGGAGATCGAACTCAACGCGGTGACCGACAATCCGCTGGTGTTCCCCGACAAGCAGGCCGCGCACGTCGAGGAGCAGGTGATCTCTGCCGGCCACTTCCACGGCATGCCGCTGGCGCTGGCGATGAGCTACGTGAAGGCCGCCATTCCCACGCTCGCCTCGATCTCCGAGCGGCGCCTCAACAAGCTGGTCGATCCGGCCACCAACGACGGCCTGCCGGCGTTCCTGATCGGCAACGAGGACGGCACCGAGTCGGGCCACATGATCGTGCAGTACACCGCGGCCGCCATCGTCAACGACCTGGCCAGCCGCGCGCACCCGGCCAGCGTGTTCTCGGTGCCGACCAGCGCGAATGCGGAAGACCACGTGTCGATGGGCGCCAACGAAGCGCGCCACGTGCTGGCGATGGTGCAGGACCTGGGCAAGGTGCTGGCGCTGGAGCTTTACACCGCCGCGCAGGCGCTGGATCTGCGCCGCGACATGATCAACGCCGCGCGTGCGCTGTCCGACCGCACCGATGCCGAAGGATTGGCGGTGAAGGTGGCCGGTGGCCCGCAGCCGGGTGCCGACGGACGTGAGGTTTTCCTGGCGGAAGTCGAAGCGCTGCGCGCGGCGCTGGCGTCTAGCGACGCCTTCCATCCCGGTCACGCGGTAGCAGCCGCACACGCGGCGATCCGCGCGAAGATCCCGTTCCTGGAACGCGACCGCGCGCTGGATGGCGAAGTGGCCACCGCCGTGCGGCTGGTGGAGTCGGGCGAGATCCTGGCGGCGGTGCGCGGCCGCTGAGCGCAAGGGACGGTAGGTGTGGGAGCGACGTAAGTCGCGAGCTTTAAAGCCATCGCGACTTACGTCGCTCCCACACCTGAAATCCCGAGCCCTACAACGTCCGCACGCAATCGCGCCCTTCGGCCTTGGCGGCGTACAGCGCCTGGTCGGCGACCTGCAGCGCGGATTCGAGGCTGTCGCGGGCGTCCAGGTCGACGCAGTGCACGCCGATGCTGGCGGATACGGCGATCTCCAGCGTGCCGCTGCGGCAAGGCGCGGCGCGAAGTGCCTGGCGCAGTTCCTCGGCCACCACGCTGGCTTCGCCCAGGCCCATGCCGGGCAGGGCGGCGATGAACTCCTCGCCACCGAACCGGGCCAGCAGCGCGCCATGCGGCCGGAGGGTTTCGGCCAGGGTGTTGGACGTGCAGCGCAGGCAGTCGTCGCCGACCAGGTGGCCGTAGGTGTCGTTGATGCGCTTGAAGTGGTCCAGGTCGATCATCAGCAGCGAGATCGGCCGCTGCGAATTGCGCGACTGCGACAGCAGGTGCTCGAACGCCTCGCGGAAATGCGTGCGGTTGTAGAGGTCGGTCAGGCCGTCCAGGCGGCTGGATTCGCGCAGCCGGTGGTGCGCGCTCTCCAGTTCCGACATCGCCTGGCGCAGTTCGCCCGTGCGTTCGATGACTTGCGCCTCCAGCGAGGTCTTGGCCTGGCGCACGATGCGTTCGTTCTCGTTGCGCAGGGCGGCGTAGCGGTAGCCCAGTGCGACCGACAGCAGCAGCATCTCCAGCGCCGAGCCGATCTGCACGCCGTACTCGGTCAGGAAGGTCTTGGGCAGCAGGCCGAACGCCAGCGCCACGAAGATGCCGGTGCCCAGCAGGAACATCGCCCACGCCAGCAGGAACACCTTCGCCGGCCGGTAGCCGCTGCGCACCACCACCAGCGCGACCACCGCGATCCAGACGATGCTGGGGAACACCGCTGCCGAGGCGATCGGCGTGGCCACGTGGTAGGGCAGCTGGGTGGCGGCGATGCCGAGCAGCACGAAGAACGCGATGATCGCCTTGCTGATGCGGTCGCCCCATCGCCATCGCGTATTGAGGTCGAGGAAGGTGCGCGAGAACTGCTGCATGCCGATCTGCGCAAGGCATACCGACAGCGGTACCGCCTTGTCCGCCAGCCACGTGGAATGCGGCCAGAAGTATTCGAAGCCCAGCCCGTTGAGGGTGAACAGCACCAGTCCGAACGCGGTGATGTGGAACAGGTACCAGAAATAGCTGCCGTCGCGCAGCACCAGCCACAGCACCAGGTTGTAGAAGAACAGCGCCAGCAGGATGCCGTAGTAGATGCCAATGCCCAGCTGGCCGTCGCGCGAGAGTTCGGCGAACGCGGTGGGCGTATACAGGAACAGCGGCACCTGCATCGAGCTCTGGCTCTGCACGCGGACCAGCAGGTCGACCTGTTCGCCGGTCGGCAGGTCGAGCCAGAAGTTGGGATGGCGGTAGCGGATGCTGCGTTGCTCGAACGGGAACGTGTCGCCGCCG is a genomic window containing:
- a CDS encoding glutamate-5-semialdehyde dehydrogenase, whose protein sequence is MTEITTLALQCRDAATAIASLPTEAKNTLLRAMADALLADEAAILAANARDLEAAAAKGIGTAMLDRLRLDVARLHGIAAAVREVADLPDPVRQVTRAYDRPNGIHVERVRVPLGVIAMIYEARPNVTADAAALCLKAGNAVILRGGSEAIHSNTAIAAALKRALREAGLPDAVLTLVEDLRRETILELIQLSDIVDLVIPRGGEGLIRFVAEHARVPVIKHYKGVCHQYVDAGADEDLALALLLDGKVSRPSACNSLETLLVHRDIASTFLPRAAEALRARGVEVRADTDAQALMPGAVAATDEDFAAEFLDLVIAVGVVDDLDAAIAHIRRYTSDHTEVIVTRDAAHAEKFLNALRSAVVMVNASSRFSDGGELGLGAEIGISTTRLHSYGPMGLEALTVERFVVRGEGQVRHPDLLG
- a CDS encoding YaaC family protein, yielding MKTAYLGFHGRQAGTGQAREIASPFSHGRSYFESAANADPAIRPLLLYYGVMNLSRGLVLMLSRGIRESALKASHGLTCEDWAKELRRDSPDFHCLKVKALQNGAFIELSESTARCTMLRNNSSLVNMVSRERGSVKGHAYCVGDLLARLPQLERSNIAWRNTSLCSLWSHTSSDDKKRMTVSIPRTHRPFVDRAYCDALFKGTSYSFIGENPKDFFYEGPNDTGQFPGFTDMTDTLSIGRLWLVARYPDDVWLSRVETLFSISYALGMLVRYFPAQWTALLKGHIPDAALPTIIEAIDLVSWLYPVAVSDFLSNHATLASAKEKTPTTGGTGYVYAEQ
- the hisS gene encoding histidine--tRNA ligase, which gives rise to MIKPRTPPGVMELLPREQIAFQRMLDTIRRNYERFGFLPVETPVFELSETLLTKSGGETERQVYFVQSTGALAKEGEGLPELALRFDLTVPLARYVAEHEHELTFPFRRYQIQRVYRGERAQRGRFREFYQCDIDVIGKDALSVRFDAEILAVIHAVFSELGIGDFTIQLNNRKLMRGFFEAQGATDSEQQALVLREVDKLDKRGADYVRETLTGEGFGMSADSVDRILDFVAVRSSGHADALARLEALGQGSDTFNQGIAELREVLDLVKALGVPESAYCLNFSIARGLDYYTGTVYETQLDGYPQIGSICSGGRYEDLASHYTKSKLPGVGISIGLTRLFWQLREAGLIAGSDESSVQAMVALMDDGQLAESLDIARRLRAAGINTEVQMEGRKLAKQFQYASRAGIRFVVLVGEDERARGVVTVKDLQREQQFEVTREELASSLRVELEQARALAGR
- a CDS encoding aromatic amino acid ammonia-lyase translates to MKPILLDGASLTRDKLVEIAFGASVELDKGALKAVARAADFLAEQVRREEPIYGVSTGFGSNADKLLGAHPLRDELPGALKSGRSLHEELQYNLIVTHAVCVGEPMAPEIVRAMLGIRINTLLKGHSGIRVETLQAMAAMLNAGIVPVVPSLGSVGASGDLAPLSHLAIVLLGGGEAFYQGERIAGADALRRAGLSPVTLSYKEGLALNNGTAQMLAMGVLATYRLDQLLDTADVAAAMTIDAFAGRLGAFAEEVHALRPHPGQVHVAARLRELLDGSTLADIPYHLVPKFRPWLPRSWDTAEAQALRFDIGWDWVPSDQRHGREKFYDRFMPFRGGKKHQPQDSYSLRCIPQVHGAVRDAVEQARRVLEIELNAVTDNPLVFPDKQAAHVEEQVISAGHFHGMPLALAMSYVKAAIPTLASISERRLNKLVDPATNDGLPAFLIGNEDGTESGHMIVQYTAAAIVNDLASRAHPASVFSVPTSANAEDHVSMGANEARHVLAMVQDLGKVLALELYTAAQALDLRRDMINAARALSDRTDAEGLAVKVAGGPQPGADGREVFLAEVEALRAALASSDAFHPGHAVAAAHAAIRAKIPFLERDRALDGEVATAVRLVESGEILAAVRGR
- a CDS encoding diguanylate cyclase, which translates into the protein MLLLLAWIPLLAAAGTPARIAPDASYLPLAPQTTYLHDNAGDTTVDGAMRQLAEGRFSPLPDGDASFGFQTGAFWFHVGVTNGNPREQRWLLVQQYALSDRIDVYARYPDGRVVHHVGGDTFPFEQRSIRYRHPNFWLDLPTGEQVDLLVRVQSQSSMQVPLFLYTPTAFAELSRDGQLGIGIYYGILLALFFYNLVLWLVLRDGSYFWYLFHITAFGLVLFTLNGLGFEYFWPHSTWLADKAVPLSVCLAQIGMQQFSRTFLDLNTRWRWGDRISKAIIAFFVLLGIAATQLPYHVATPIASAAVFPSIVWIAVVALVVVRSGYRPAKVFLLAWAMFLLGTGIFVALAFGLLPKTFLTEYGVQIGSALEMLLLSVALGYRYAALRNENERIVRQAKTSLEAQVIERTGELRQAMSELESAHHRLRESSRLDGLTDLYNRTHFREAFEHLLSQSRNSQRPISLLMIDLDHFKRINDTYGHLVGDDCLRCTSNTLAETLRPHGALLARFGGEEFIAALPGMGLGEASVVAEELRQALRAAPCRSGTLEIAVSASIGVHCVDLDARDSLESALQVADQALYAAKAEGRDCVRTL